The nucleotide sequence ACATGTTCCAGGAGCACCCCGAATTGCTCGACGGGCTGTTCAACCGCGGCAACCAGGCCGACGGGAAGCAGCAGCAGGCGCTCGCCGGATCAGTCGCGGCTTTCGCAGGCTTCCTCGTCAACGATCCCACCCACCTTCCCGACCATCTGCTGTCCCGCATCGCCCACAAGCATGTGTCGCTGGGGCTGAGCCCCGACCAGTACGACATAGTCCACGACAACCTGATGTGGGCGATCGTGGACGTCCTGGGTGATGCCGTCACGCCGGAAGTGGCCGCGGCCTGGGATGAGGTGTACTGGCTCATGGCCAACATGCTCATCAACAAAGAGCGCGGGCTTTACAACGCGGTGCGGCTCACTCCCGATACGGTCTGGCGCACATGGCGGGTGGCCGAAAAGATCCGGGAGACCGACGACGTCATCACCTTCGTCGTGGAGCGCACCGATGAGCGCGAGGTCAAGCCGTCCCTTCCGGGCCAGTACGTGACGGTCAAGATGAAGATGCCCGACGGCGTACACCAGCCCCGCCAGTACAGCCTGACCCGGGCAGACGACGGGCAGCACAGGCACTTCGCGGTCAAGCGGGTGAGGGCGGAAGGCGCGCCGGATGGCGAAGTGTCCAACTTCCTGCACGACAACGTGCACGTAGGGGACGACATTACGCTGTCCGCCCCCTTCGGCGACGTTGTCCTGGAGTACACGGACCGGCCTCTCGTCCTGGCCAGCGCGGGAATCGGCGTTACGCCCATGGCCGGAATGCTGTCCCACCTGGCCAAGTCGGGATCGCAGCGGAAGGTACTGTTCCTCCACGCGGGCGAGTCGCTGGCGTCATTCGCGCTCCGGGACCAGGTGACAGCGGACCTCGCGAAGCTGCCCGATGCATCCATGGCCACGTGGTTCCT is from Arthrobacter sp. QXT-31 and encodes:
- a CDS encoding globin domain-containing protein; the protein is MLSDSSFPVVKATLPVVGEHIHEIATRFYQHMFQEHPELLDGLFNRGNQADGKQQQALAGSVAAFAGFLVNDPTHLPDHLLSRIAHKHVSLGLSPDQYDIVHDNLMWAIVDVLGDAVTPEVAAAWDEVYWLMANMLINKERGLYNAVRLTPDTVWRTWRVAEKIRETDDVITFVVERTDEREVKPSLPGQYVTVKMKMPDGVHQPRQYSLTRADDGQHRHFAVKRVRAEGAPDGEVSNFLHDNVHVGDDITLSAPFGDVVLEYTDRPLVLASAGIGVTPMAGMLSHLAKSGSQRKVLFLHAGESLASFALRDQVTADLAKLPDASMATWFLNQEDAGTQGQLHGALGPVHKGFMDVRAVDLPDDAEYYLCGPMAFMQAVRTALVASGVPAKDIQYEVFGPDLWLADYQ